From Paenibacillus thermoaerophilus, one genomic window encodes:
- a CDS encoding ArsR/SmtB family transcription factor has protein sequence MELEKQELCDEPCSGSHDGLGPIREKLLDETAAAQMANLFKALSDPTRVRLIHALLQKELCVHDLAAVLEMGQSAISHQLRLLRNLRIVKRRKSGKTVYYSLDDTHMEEVFVQTLAHLKHE, from the coding sequence ATGGAACTGGAGAAGCAAGAGCTGTGCGATGAGCCGTGCTCCGGCTCGCATGACGGATTGGGGCCGATCCGGGAGAAGCTGCTCGACGAGACGGCCGCGGCGCAGATGGCGAATTTGTTTAAAGCGCTGTCCGACCCGACCCGGGTGCGCCTGATCCACGCTCTGCTGCAGAAAGAGTTATGCGTGCATGATCTCGCGGCCGTACTTGAGATGGGACAATCGGCAATCTCCCATCAGCTTCGGCTGCTGCGCAATCTGCGGATCGTCAAGCGGCGCAAGTCGGGCAAGACGGTTTATTATTCGTTGGACGATACGCATATGGAAGAAGTATTTGTCCAGACGCTGGCGCACTTGAAGCATGAATAA
- a CDS encoding PstS family phosphate ABC transporter substrate-binding protein, giving the protein MFKSWKKGGIVLSSVVMAFTMAACGDKTDNNASAGGSASPSATAEATKAPETKLSGSIKIDGSSTVYPISQAVAEEFMKKHKDVQITVGLSGSSNGIKKLISGEITIADSSRKIKDEEKKQLTDKGQDTVEMPVAFDGITVVIHKDNDWAKEMTVEQLKKIWEKNSTVKLWSDVDPSWPKEPIKLYGPGTASGTFEFFTEAINHTAKESRTDFTPSEDDNVLVKGVSSDKYAMAYFGYAYYLENKDKLQAVAIKKDANSPAVAPSIETIEKGTYAPLSRPVFVYPLKSELAKPEVKEFLKFYMSAEGQKLVEQVGYIKLPQAMYDKNLEALK; this is encoded by the coding sequence TTGTTTAAATCGTGGAAAAAGGGCGGCATCGTCCTGAGTTCGGTCGTCATGGCGTTTACGATGGCCGCTTGCGGAGACAAAACGGATAACAACGCTTCGGCAGGCGGATCGGCGTCCCCGTCGGCGACGGCTGAAGCGACAAAAGCACCCGAGACGAAACTGTCGGGTTCGATCAAAATCGACGGATCGTCGACGGTCTACCCGATCTCTCAAGCGGTGGCCGAAGAGTTCATGAAAAAACATAAAGACGTTCAGATTACAGTCGGCCTGTCCGGATCGTCCAACGGCATCAAAAAGCTGATCTCGGGCGAGATCACGATCGCAGACTCCTCGCGCAAAATCAAGGACGAAGAGAAAAAACAACTGACCGACAAAGGCCAGGACACGGTCGAAATGCCGGTCGCGTTCGACGGTATTACGGTCGTCATTCACAAAGATAACGACTGGGCCAAAGAAATGACGGTCGAACAACTGAAGAAAATCTGGGAAAAGAACAGCACGGTGAAGCTGTGGAGCGATGTCGATCCTTCCTGGCCGAAAGAGCCGATCAAGCTGTACGGCCCGGGAACAGCTTCCGGCACGTTCGAGTTCTTCACGGAAGCGATCAACCACACGGCCAAAGAATCGCGCACGGACTTCACGCCGTCCGAGGATGACAACGTGCTGGTCAAAGGCGTAAGCTCCGACAAATACGCCATGGCTTACTTCGGATACGCCTACTACCTGGAGAACAAAGACAAGCTGCAAGCCGTCGCCATCAAAAAAGACGCCAACTCGCCTGCGGTCGCGCCTTCCATCGAGACGATCGAAAAAGGCACGTACGCTCCGCTGAGCCGTCCGGTTTTCGTCTACCCGCTGAAGAGCGAGCTGGCTAAGCCGGAAGTCAAAGAATTCCTGAAGTTCTACATGAGCGCGGAAGGTCAAAAGCTGGTCGAGCAAGTCGGCTACATCAAGCTTCCGCAAGCGATGTACGACAAAAACCTGGAAGCTTTGAAATAA
- the pstC gene encoding phosphate ABC transporter permease subunit PstC yields the protein MNLKLKAPLFSADRIMPKILLLFAVMSILTTVGIVVILITESAGFFRAVPIWDFLTGTEWTPLFAEPKFGVLPLVGGTMMITLIASVVALPIGLFSAIYLSEYAPDRVRHVLKPVLEILAGVPTIVYGFFALNLVTPIIKYFLPQTDTFNALSAGIVVGIMIIPMICSLSEDAMSAVPKPIRHAAFALGATKLEVAWKVVVPAAFSGIVASFVLGLSRAIGETMIVALAAGAMPNLSWNPLESMETLTAYIVAVSGGDTQYGSVEYRTLYAVGITLFVMTLAMNILAGYISRRFREEYK from the coding sequence ATGAACCTGAAGCTCAAAGCGCCGCTGTTCAGCGCCGACCGGATTATGCCGAAGATCCTGCTCTTGTTCGCCGTCATGTCGATCCTTACGACGGTCGGGATCGTTGTGATATTGATTACGGAATCGGCCGGGTTTTTCCGCGCCGTGCCGATCTGGGATTTCCTGACGGGAACCGAATGGACGCCCCTGTTCGCCGAGCCGAAGTTCGGCGTGCTCCCGTTGGTCGGCGGCACGATGATGATCACGCTGATCGCGTCTGTCGTCGCGCTGCCCATCGGGTTGTTCAGCGCCATTTACCTCAGCGAATACGCGCCGGACCGCGTTCGTCACGTGCTGAAGCCGGTGCTTGAAATATTGGCCGGGGTTCCGACGATCGTATACGGATTTTTCGCCTTGAACCTCGTCACGCCGATTATCAAATACTTCTTGCCGCAGACGGATACGTTTAACGCGCTCAGCGCGGGCATCGTCGTCGGCATCATGATTATCCCGATGATCTGCTCCCTCAGCGAAGACGCGATGAGCGCCGTGCCGAAGCCGATCCGCCATGCGGCTTTCGCATTGGGAGCGACCAAGCTGGAGGTCGCCTGGAAGGTGGTCGTGCCGGCGGCGTTCTCCGGCATCGTCGCCTCGTTTGTGCTCGGGTTGTCCCGCGCGATCGGCGAGACGATGATCGTCGCCCTGGCGGCGGGCGCCATGCCGAACCTCAGTTGGAACCCGCTGGAGAGCATGGAGACCTTGACGGCTTATATCGTCGCGGTCAGCGGCGGAGACACGCAATACGGCTCGGTGGAATACCGGACGCTGTATGCGGTCGGCATCACGCTGTTTGTCATGACGCTGGCGATGAACATCTTGGCGGGCTACATCTCCCGCCGCTTCCGGGAGGAATATAAATGA
- the pstB gene encoding phosphate ABC transporter ATP-binding protein PstB encodes MAIVEIEKCNLYYTDFHALKDISMAIEEKSITAFIGPSGCGKSTLLRTLNRMNDMIKGVRIEGRIAIHGTNIYDPDVNVEMLRKNVGMVFQQPNPFPKSIYDNVAYGPRIHGIRGKAELDEIVERSLRGAALWDEVKDHLKKSAYGLSGGQQQRLCIARALAVNPEILLMDEPTSALDPISTLKIEELIQELKNSYTIIIVTHNMQQAARVSDKTAFFLNGEVVEYADTVKLFSNPEDQRTEDYITGRFG; translated from the coding sequence ATGGCCATCGTTGAAATCGAGAAATGCAACCTGTATTATACCGATTTTCATGCCTTGAAGGATATCAGCATGGCGATCGAAGAAAAATCGATCACGGCGTTTATCGGGCCTTCCGGCTGCGGCAAGTCGACGCTGCTGCGGACGCTGAACCGGATGAACGACATGATCAAGGGGGTTCGGATCGAAGGGCGGATCGCCATTCACGGAACGAACATCTATGATCCGGACGTCAACGTGGAGATGCTCCGCAAAAACGTCGGCATGGTGTTCCAACAGCCGAACCCGTTCCCCAAGTCGATCTACGACAATGTCGCCTACGGGCCGCGCATCCACGGAATCCGCGGCAAAGCGGAGCTCGACGAAATCGTCGAGCGCAGCCTGCGCGGAGCGGCGCTCTGGGACGAAGTGAAGGACCATCTGAAGAAATCGGCGTACGGCTTGTCCGGCGGTCAGCAGCAGCGCCTCTGCATCGCCCGCGCTCTGGCCGTCAACCCGGAAATTTTGCTGATGGACGAACCGACGTCGGCGCTCGATCCGATCTCCACGCTGAAGATCGAAGAACTGATTCAAGAGCTCAAAAACAGCTATACGATCATTATCGTCACGCACAACATGCAGCAAGCGGCGCGCGTCTCCGACAAAACGGCTTTCTTCCTGAACGGGGAAGTGGTGGAGTACGCGGATACGGTGAAGCTGTTCTCCAATCCGGAGGATCAGCGCACGGAAGATTACATTACCGGCCGATTCGGCTGA
- a CDS encoding DUF4178 domain-containing protein produces the protein MSLWKRVKNLISPPPTPKPERTVFDSVPGDILEVSLVTYEVIGRTYYPARGSVLLTLRDGADIRYLTVDKREHLQYELYSAIDGRLDSFDEVPTTLELDGIDYMLEERFNCRVVTQGSTPFPSGGEQYVWNFQSDNRKQLRVEWQDGRFMLYEGESVLPADIAMLRGT, from the coding sequence ATGAGTTTATGGAAACGCGTGAAAAATCTGATATCCCCTCCCCCTACGCCCAAGCCGGAGCGGACGGTGTTCGACAGCGTACCCGGCGACATTCTGGAAGTGTCGCTGGTCACGTACGAAGTCATCGGCCGCACGTATTATCCCGCTCGCGGCAGCGTCCTGCTGACGCTGAGGGACGGCGCCGACATCCGGTATTTGACCGTCGACAAGCGGGAGCATCTGCAATACGAGCTGTACTCGGCCATCGACGGACGGCTCGATTCCTTTGACGAAGTGCCGACCACGCTTGAATTGGACGGAATCGATTACATGCTGGAGGAACGCTTTAACTGCCGGGTCGTGACGCAGGGCTCGACGCCGTTCCCGTCAGGCGGCGAGCAATATGTCTGGAACTTCCAGTCCGACAATCGCAAGCAATTGCGCGTTGAGTGGCAGGATGGCCGGTTTATGCTGTACGAAGGGGAAAGCGTGCTGCCGGCCGACATCGCCATGCTGAGAGGGACGTAG
- a CDS encoding methyl-accepting chemotaxis protein has product MFKKKSGITLTHKLIAGYSVLLALFAVVSGLHLYRLGSLKDSFREQSVQEQRTRLAYELKQKVQEMNILLSGYLVGRDQKLIASYSARADEMKSLIEQVGATALTKEERDWRARLTMTGEEYANMMALAETQLGHAQADSYVTILRHIHEGAQTHQETVFELVDRFIESYEANSTAAAAATLMQVEATEKQAVVAPLLALLLAAAIAAVMIRSYMKPIRRLQQAVGRLAEGDLRHRIGSSSNDELGLLSQQFDRMVENFSEMLRHTQRIAAALTTQAESFGRFSRTTAEANADTIRAIGEIAAGSDRQANEAERSHSCMLELDSRMKDIGRLAQTMMELSRDASCKSLDGAEAVDRLREASRQSGEWMEKLDEALDSLAANSHQTHKIVQAVTEISSQTHVLALNAAIEAARAGAHGRGFAVIAEEVRKLAQETHDSSKTIAANLGALVDGIVSSRRLMKQLSDSGLRLNEQLEMTARSFAEIEQSMRLILGRIETAAGQVAEAERQNRELLAASEQVAAIAEEMAAGVQEVNASSVRQDASIRDIARQSQEMAQLAHQLFEEIRRFRLAEEASGGDAGGEESERNRPTAEEAEARLREETPDAGDAAPQQAEPGKAAASNPDSKPPADAASPREDRSGARTESAEKQPVLL; this is encoded by the coding sequence ATGTTCAAGAAAAAATCGGGCATCACGCTGACGCATAAGCTCATAGCCGGCTACTCCGTCCTGTTGGCGCTGTTTGCCGTCGTATCGGGGCTTCATCTATATCGGCTGGGGAGCTTGAAGGACAGCTTCCGGGAGCAGAGCGTCCAGGAGCAGAGAACGAGGCTCGCTTACGAACTGAAGCAAAAGGTGCAGGAAATGAACATTTTGCTGTCGGGTTATTTGGTCGGCAGGGATCAGAAGCTGATCGCTTCCTACTCGGCGAGGGCGGACGAGATGAAATCGCTGATCGAGCAAGTGGGCGCTACGGCTCTGACGAAGGAAGAACGGGATTGGCGGGCCCGGCTGACGATGACGGGGGAAGAATACGCCAACATGATGGCTTTGGCGGAGACGCAGTTGGGCCATGCTCAAGCGGACAGCTACGTGACGATTCTTCGGCATATTCATGAAGGGGCGCAAACGCATCAGGAGACGGTGTTCGAGCTGGTCGACCGCTTTATCGAATCGTATGAAGCCAACTCGACGGCCGCTGCTGCGGCGACGCTGATGCAAGTCGAAGCGACGGAGAAGCAGGCGGTTGTCGCGCCGCTGCTCGCTCTCCTGCTGGCTGCCGCGATTGCGGCAGTGATGATCCGGTCGTATATGAAGCCGATCCGCCGTCTGCAGCAGGCGGTCGGACGGCTGGCCGAAGGCGACCTCCGGCACCGGATCGGCTCAAGCTCGAACGACGAGCTTGGGCTCCTCAGCCAACAGTTCGACCGGATGGTCGAGAACTTCTCCGAGATGCTTCGGCATACGCAACGGATCGCGGCCGCTCTGACCACGCAAGCCGAATCGTTTGGACGCTTCTCCCGGACGACCGCCGAGGCGAACGCCGATACGATCCGCGCCATCGGCGAGATTGCGGCCGGCAGCGACCGCCAGGCGAACGAAGCGGAGCGGAGCCATTCGTGCATGCTGGAGCTGGACAGCCGGATGAAGGATATCGGCCGGCTGGCGCAGACGATGATGGAGCTCAGCCGTGACGCTTCCTGCAAATCCCTGGACGGCGCCGAAGCCGTCGACCGGCTGCGCGAGGCTTCCCGGCAGTCCGGCGAATGGATGGAGAAGCTGGACGAAGCGCTGGATTCGCTGGCTGCGAATTCGCATCAGACGCACAAGATCGTGCAGGCGGTCACTGAAATTTCTTCGCAGACGCATGTGCTCGCGCTGAACGCGGCGATTGAGGCAGCCCGAGCCGGCGCGCACGGACGCGGGTTCGCGGTGATTGCGGAAGAGGTCCGCAAGCTCGCCCAGGAGACGCACGATTCGTCCAAGACGATAGCGGCCAACCTCGGCGCGCTCGTCGACGGCATCGTCTCATCGCGCCGGTTGATGAAGCAGTTGTCCGACAGCGGCTTGCGCCTGAACGAGCAATTGGAGATGACGGCCCGGTCGTTCGCCGAGATCGAGCAGTCCATGCGGCTGATACTGGGCCGGATCGAGACCGCGGCCGGTCAAGTCGCCGAGGCCGAGCGGCAAAATCGCGAGCTGCTGGCCGCATCGGAGCAGGTGGCCGCGATCGCGGAAGAGATGGCCGCCGGCGTGCAGGAAGTGAACGCGTCGTCGGTGCGGCAGGACGCTTCCATCCGCGACATTGCGCGGCAGTCTCAGGAGATGGCGCAGCTTGCGCATCAGTTGTTCGAGGAGATTCGGCGTTTCCGGCTCGCCGAGGAAGCTTCCGGAGGAGACGCAGGCGGGGAGGAGTCGGAGCGGAATCGCCCGACGGCGGAGGAGGCTGAAGCGCGGCTGCGTGAAGAGACGCCCGACGCGGGGGATGCCGCGCCGCAGCAGGCCGAACCGGGCAAAGCGGCGGCTTCGAATCCGGACTCGAAGCCGCCGGCGGATGCCGCATCCCCGCGCGAAGACCGATCCGGAGCGCGAACGGAGTCGGCGGAGAAGCAGCCGGTATTGCTGTAG
- the pstA gene encoding phosphate ABC transporter permease PstA gives MTAFQNSEAELRRIHRRKRINSFAHGLFFASTTVGVIALATLLIQVVSQGAGWLDWSFLTEFSSRIPSNAGIKAAFFGTLWLMAITAPLTFMIGVSTAIYLEEYAKDTKISRIIQTNISNLAGVPSIVYGLLGLTIFVRFLNFKDSILSGALTMTLLVLPIIIVAAQEAIRAVPVSLRHASYALGTNRWQTILRVVLPSAFPGILTGSILSLSRAIGETAPLIVIGAVGYVAFTPTSVFDRFTVMPMQIYTWASQPQAEFQNVAAAGIIVLLIMLLGMNAFAIYLRNRFQRK, from the coding sequence ATGACCGCATTTCAGAACAGCGAGGCCGAACTGCGGCGGATTCACCGCCGCAAGCGGATCAATTCGTTCGCTCACGGTTTGTTTTTCGCTTCGACCACCGTCGGCGTAATCGCTCTCGCCACGCTGCTCATCCAGGTCGTCAGCCAAGGAGCGGGCTGGCTCGATTGGAGCTTCCTGACGGAATTTTCGTCGCGCATACCTTCGAACGCGGGCATCAAAGCGGCGTTTTTCGGAACGCTGTGGCTGATGGCGATTACCGCTCCTCTTACCTTTATGATTGGCGTCAGCACGGCGATTTATTTGGAGGAATACGCGAAGGACACGAAAATCAGCCGCATCATCCAGACGAATATTTCCAACCTGGCGGGCGTGCCGTCGATCGTCTACGGATTGCTGGGCTTGACGATTTTCGTTCGTTTCTTGAACTTCAAAGACAGCATCCTGTCCGGAGCGCTGACGATGACGCTGCTGGTGCTTCCGATTATTATCGTGGCCGCGCAGGAAGCGATCCGGGCCGTTCCCGTGTCCCTGCGGCACGCCTCGTATGCGCTTGGCACGAACCGCTGGCAGACGATTCTTCGCGTCGTGCTCCCGTCCGCATTTCCGGGCATTTTGACGGGCAGCATCCTGTCGCTCTCGCGCGCGATCGGGGAGACCGCTCCGCTGATCGTCATCGGGGCGGTCGGCTACGTGGCGTTTACGCCGACCAGCGTATTCGACCGGTTCACGGTGATGCCGATGCAGATCTACACCTGGGCGAGCCAGCCTCAGGCGGAATTCCAGAACGTCGCGGCGGCGGGCATCATCGTGCTGCTGATCATGCTGCTGGGCATGAACGCGTTCGCGATCTACCTGCGCAACCGATTCCAGCGCAAATAA
- a CDS encoding hemolysin family protein, whose amino-acid sequence MGYAANLTLVAVLLAATAFFVATEFAIIKIRPSRVDQLVLEGRKNALAIQRVQHNLDGYLSACQLGITITALGLGWLGEPTVADLLHPLFAHFGLSPAVNKTLSFLIAFSLITYIHVVLGELAPKTAAIHKAEWISLKAAPIIIRFYQLMFPFIWLLNGSANRLVRLFGMEPAQEHEEAPSEEELRLILAESYKSGKINKSEYGYVNRIFAFDDLIAREIMVPRIDMICLYAEHSLEEHLQTIRTEQYTRFPVVKGNKDNIIGMVNTKQFFLKYDQPGFRFEDLIHPVLSVSEATPVNKLLKMMQAEETHLAILVDEYGGTSGMVTIEDILEEIVGEIRDEFDTDESREIQQLGEGHFLFDGKVTLDEVNNLLGSDIESEDLGTIGGWVYHLNPELRKGVEWRYRDLSILIREKDRHRIRKVELRRLPKSEAEDAADGDEDEQERTPVGSVPEITPRHRKRPRTT is encoded by the coding sequence TTGGGTTATGCCGCCAATCTGACGCTTGTCGCGGTTTTGCTTGCCGCTACGGCGTTTTTTGTGGCAACCGAATTCGCCATAATCAAAATTCGTCCAAGCCGGGTCGATCAACTGGTGCTGGAAGGCCGCAAAAACGCGCTTGCCATTCAGCGCGTTCAACATAATTTGGACGGCTATTTATCCGCTTGCCAGCTCGGTATCACAATAACGGCCCTTGGACTCGGCTGGCTCGGGGAACCGACGGTTGCGGATTTGCTGCATCCCCTGTTCGCCCATTTCGGCTTGTCCCCCGCTGTCAACAAGACACTGTCGTTTTTGATCGCCTTCTCGTTGATTACGTACATTCATGTCGTGCTGGGGGAGCTCGCGCCCAAGACAGCCGCCATCCATAAAGCAGAATGGATCAGCCTGAAAGCCGCGCCGATCATTATCCGCTTTTACCAGTTGATGTTCCCCTTCATCTGGCTGCTGAACGGATCGGCCAACCGGCTGGTCCGCCTGTTCGGCATGGAGCCTGCGCAGGAGCATGAGGAAGCTCCCTCGGAGGAGGAACTTCGCCTTATTCTGGCCGAGAGCTACAAAAGCGGCAAAATCAACAAAAGCGAGTACGGTTACGTGAACCGGATTTTTGCTTTCGACGATCTTATTGCCCGGGAAATTATGGTCCCGCGTATCGACATGATCTGCCTCTACGCCGAGCATTCCCTGGAAGAGCATCTGCAGACGATCCGGACGGAACAATACACCCGTTTTCCGGTCGTGAAGGGGAACAAAGACAACATCATCGGCATGGTCAACACCAAGCAGTTTTTCCTGAAATACGACCAGCCGGGATTCCGCTTCGAGGATTTGATTCATCCCGTCTTGTCCGTGTCGGAAGCGACTCCCGTCAACAAGCTGCTGAAAATGATGCAGGCGGAGGAAACGCACCTGGCGATCCTCGTGGACGAATACGGCGGGACAAGCGGCATGGTTACGATCGAAGACATTCTCGAAGAAATTGTCGGGGAGATCCGGGACGAGTTCGATACGGACGAATCCCGGGAAATTCAGCAGCTTGGCGAGGGCCACTTCCTGTTCGACGGCAAAGTCACTTTGGATGAGGTGAACAATCTGCTCGGCTCCGACATCGAGAGCGAAGACCTCGGCACGATCGGCGGTTGGGTGTATCACCTGAACCCCGAGCTTCGAAAAGGCGTCGAATGGCGCTACCGCGACTTATCCATCCTCATCCGGGAGAAAGACCGGCACCGGATTCGCAAGGTGGAACTGCGCCGGTTGCCGAAGAGCGAGGCCGAAGACGCGGCAGACGGAGACGAAGACGAACAGGAACGGACCCCGGTCGGCTCCGTGCCGGAAATAACCCCCAGGCATAGGAAACGCCCGCGGACAACCTGA
- a CDS encoding DUF4247 domain-containing protein: MRRSWLGLKGLLIVSLLASLLSGCGAASAGTSAGADYPLESVAGEGDSWSRVYRAAGKSVPEVADEMAAAEKPQEISERQTERMFLVYPDRWVHLQQDKEKPEDTLIEISSRNFVQQNYDPSFIQTYFAAVVVSELIDEVFDAVEKSKYGKYRGYASKDTYKPIGSYRKPTTQEIQSVPPPVTKQGTGSIVRRSDSGKVGSAPSASGSSAGSGAAGSQSSASVSSAKSADTGKKPSVGDGGSVTKKETPKSSASGSSGSIIRNNSSSSKVQSNGSSGSAKKSITSPPRNNSPPKTTVGSRGSISRRK; the protein is encoded by the coding sequence TTGCGGCGTTCATGGTTAGGTTTGAAAGGGCTGCTGATCGTCAGCTTGCTCGCGTCGCTCCTTTCGGGGTGCGGTGCGGCGAGCGCGGGGACATCGGCCGGGGCCGATTATCCGTTGGAGTCCGTTGCGGGCGAAGGGGACAGTTGGTCCAGAGTGTACCGGGCCGCCGGCAAATCGGTGCCCGAAGTAGCCGACGAGATGGCGGCGGCGGAGAAGCCGCAGGAAATCTCCGAGCGTCAGACGGAGCGCATGTTCCTGGTCTATCCGGACCGATGGGTGCACCTGCAGCAGGACAAGGAGAAGCCCGAAGATACGCTGATTGAAATCTCCAGCCGGAACTTCGTTCAGCAGAACTACGATCCGTCTTTTATCCAGACGTATTTTGCGGCGGTTGTCGTATCGGAACTTATCGACGAAGTATTTGATGCGGTCGAGAAAAGCAAATACGGCAAATACCGCGGGTATGCGTCGAAGGATACGTACAAGCCGATCGGCAGCTACCGGAAGCCGACAACGCAGGAAATTCAATCGGTCCCGCCGCCGGTCACCAAGCAGGGAACCGGCTCGATCGTCCGACGCTCCGATTCGGGCAAGGTCGGGAGCGCGCCGTCCGCAAGCGGAAGCTCCGCGGGTTCGGGCGCGGCGGGCAGCCAATCCTCGGCTTCCGTCTCAAGCGCGAAGTCGGCGGATACGGGCAAAAAGCCGTCGGTCGGAGACGGCGGCAGCGTGACCAAAAAGGAAACGCCCAAGTCTTCCGCCTCCGGTTCGTCCGGTTCGATCATTCGAAACAACAGTTCTTCGTCGAAGGTGCAGTCGAACGGCAGCTCCGGTTCCGCGAAGAAGTCGATTACGAGTCCGCCGCGCAACAACTCTCCCCCTAAAACGACGGTGGGAAGCCGCGGCTCCATCTCCAGAAGAAAATAA
- a CDS encoding hemolysin family protein, which translates to MLLVIVLVLLNGFFVAAEFAVVKVRGSRLETLAAEGNRRAKFAQGIVNNLNAYLSACQLGITLTSLALGWVGEPAIYAVIEPLFPRSIPEPIISTISFVIAFFIMTLIHITIGEQVPKTYAIRQSERVTLWTAAPIVLFYKAMYPFIWMLNGLSNWMLRRAGIEPDADHESVHTEEEIRVLIHESHKSGLIDNTEMTFVDNIFEFSETHAREIMVPRTEMVCLYAQEPLADMIDLAMKEPHTRYPVCDPDKDNIIGYVHLKDLMKAEPDGGLRAVVRPLLSVPDSISISVLLKTMQKNRTELALLIDEYGGTSGLVTIEDILEEIVGEIHDEFDEARPSIEQRGESTYSVDGLLLIEDFNGQFGTDIPNDVYDTIGGWVYAQLESAPNVKQSISHEDFDIIIEEVDNRRVSRVLIQFREKQDVSLEDVS; encoded by the coding sequence TTGCTCCTGGTGATTGTATTGGTGCTCCTGAACGGCTTTTTCGTCGCGGCGGAATTCGCGGTGGTGAAGGTCAGGGGCAGCAGGCTCGAAACATTGGCGGCCGAAGGCAATCGGCGAGCCAAGTTCGCGCAAGGCATCGTGAACAACCTGAACGCTTATTTGTCGGCGTGCCAGCTCGGCATTACGCTGACATCGCTTGCGCTTGGGTGGGTGGGAGAGCCGGCAATCTATGCGGTGATCGAGCCGTTATTTCCGAGGTCGATACCGGAGCCGATAATATCAACGATATCTTTCGTGATCGCGTTTTTCATCATGACGCTGATCCATATCACGATCGGGGAGCAAGTGCCCAAGACGTATGCAATCCGCCAATCGGAAAGGGTCACGCTTTGGACTGCGGCGCCGATAGTCCTGTTTTATAAAGCGATGTATCCTTTTATCTGGATGCTGAACGGCCTTTCCAACTGGATGCTCAGGCGCGCCGGAATCGAACCGGACGCCGACCACGAATCCGTGCATACGGAGGAAGAAATCCGCGTGCTCATCCATGAGAGCCACAAAAGCGGGTTGATCGACAATACGGAGATGACGTTTGTCGATAATATTTTCGAATTTTCCGAGACGCATGCGCGGGAAATCATGGTGCCCCGCACCGAGATGGTCTGCCTGTACGCGCAAGAGCCGCTCGCGGATATGATCGATCTTGCGATGAAGGAGCCGCATACGCGTTATCCGGTGTGCGATCCCGACAAAGACAATATTATCGGTTACGTCCATCTGAAGGACTTGATGAAGGCCGAGCCGGACGGAGGTTTGCGTGCGGTCGTGCGTCCGCTGCTGAGCGTGCCGGATTCGATCTCCATCAGCGTCCTGTTGAAAACGATGCAGAAGAACCGCACCGAGCTGGCGTTGCTGATCGACGAGTACGGCGGCACGTCGGGTCTCGTCACGATCGAGGACATTCTGGAAGAGATTGTCGGGGAAATCCACGACGAATTCGACGAAGCGCGGCCGAGCATCGAGCAGCGCGGCGAATCGACTTATTCGGTGGACGGTTTGCTGCTGATCGAAGATTTTAACGGTCAGTTCGGCACGGATATCCCGAACGACGTATACGACACGATCGGCGGCTGGGTGTACGCGCAGCTGGAATCGGCGCCGAATGTGAAGCAATCCATCTCGCATGAAGATTTTGATATCATTATTGAAGAAGTCGATAATCGCCGGGTTTCCCGGGTGTTGATTCAGTTTCGGGAGAAGCAGGATGTATCGCTTGAGGATGTGTCCTGA
- a CDS encoding DUF350 domain-containing protein, with protein MTWMNVAAMLVWTGCGVILLTVLMWIDSLMTKYSDIAEMKKGNVAVTTRFILKLFAQGYILAKSIATSNSLWEALLVSAVSFLILLLIETIVERLFKAMGGLDLNDGTKNAMVSHGLLAGSLHVTGALIIAACL; from the coding sequence ATGACTTGGATGAACGTGGCCGCGATGCTCGTCTGGACGGGCTGCGGCGTCATTTTGCTGACGGTCCTCATGTGGATCGACTCGCTGATGACCAAATACAGCGATATTGCCGAAATGAAAAAAGGCAACGTGGCGGTTACAACCCGCTTTATCCTGAAGCTGTTCGCGCAAGGCTATATTTTGGCCAAGTCGATCGCCACCTCGAACAGCTTGTGGGAAGCGCTGCTCGTGTCGGCGGTGTCGTTCCTGATCCTGCTCTTGATCGAGACGATTGTCGAGCGGCTGTTTAAAGCGATGGGCGGGCTCGATCTCAACGACGGCACCAAAAACGCCATGGTCAGCCACGGGCTGCTGGCCGGCTCGCTGCACGTAACGGGCGCGCTGATCATCGCGGCGTGCTTGTAG